In a single window of the Chondrocystis sp. NIES-4102 genome:
- a CDS encoding surface antigen D15 domain-containing protein, whose translation MNLSFQLTRQHSETTLLNSPFALALGADEQGNTNVTALRFAQNYTNRGDKSILAARSQFSLGIDAFDATVTNNNLPDGKFFNWLGQTQYVRNLNDNFPLILRGDLQLSPSAIVSLEQFRLGGSNTVRGYRRDLLLGDNALVLSAETRVPVAKWQKIDGLLQIAPFIDYGSVWNDDDNLNLNTNSLVSVGLGLNFAAFGDRLKARLDWGIPLQDVDADNQPVTFNFKYGF comes from the coding sequence TTGAATTTATCTTTCCAGCTAACTCGCCAGCACAGCGAAACAACATTACTAAATTCCCCTTTTGCACTAGCTTTAGGTGCGGATGAGCAAGGAAATACCAATGTAACAGCCCTACGTTTTGCTCAAAATTATACTAATCGTGGTGACAAGAGTATTTTAGCAGCGCGATCGCAGTTTAGTTTAGGAATTGACGCTTTTGATGCCACTGTAACTAATAATAATTTACCTGATGGCAAGTTTTTTAACTGGCTTGGTCAAACTCAGTATGTACGCAACTTAAATGATAACTTTCCTCTAATCTTACGCGGAGATCTACAGCTATCACCCTCTGCAATAGTATCTCTAGAACAGTTTCGCCTAGGTGGTAGCAATACAGTTAGAGGATATCGTCGAGATCTGCTGTTAGGTGATAACGCCTTAGTCTTATCGGCAGAAACAAGAGTTCCCGTGGCTAAATGGCAAAAAATCGATGGTTTGCTTCAAATTGCCCCGTTTATTGACTATGGTAGTGTTTGGAACGATGATGACAATTTAAATTTAAACACCAACTCCTTAGTATCAGTGGGTTTAGGTTTAAACTTTGCAGCATTTGGCGATCGCCTTAAAGCCAGACTTGATTGGGGTATTCCTTTACAAGACGTTGATGCAGACAATCAACCTGTCACTTTTAACTTCAAATACGGGTTCTAA
- a CDS encoding surface antigen D15 domain-containing protein → MTCKSLILTTCALLTIDLLLSNPGLSQETTGQISTATKLEESINKEVNFKARKIEITGNSILQPEIKQLAKKYQGRTLNYQQLNQLKQEISQLYINKGYPNSGAYIPPQKIKNGKVNIIVLEGGIGEIRVNGLSHLSEKYVRARLGKLETPLQAEQLKDQLYVLRQDPLIQDVSAELAVGNKPGESILDITVTEAKP, encoded by the coding sequence ATGACTTGTAAAAGTTTAATTTTGACTACCTGTGCCTTATTAACAATAGATTTATTACTCAGTAATCCAGGATTAAGCCAAGAAACTACGGGGCAAATTTCCACGGCAACAAAACTAGAAGAGTCTATCAATAAAGAAGTTAATTTTAAGGCTCGTAAAATAGAGATTACAGGTAATAGTATTTTGCAGCCAGAAATTAAGCAGTTGGCAAAAAAATATCAAGGAAGAACTTTAAATTATCAACAACTCAATCAACTTAAACAGGAAATTTCGCAACTTTATATCAATAAAGGATATCCCAACAGTGGGGCTTATATTCCACCTCAAAAAATTAAAAATGGCAAGGTAAATATAATAGTGTTAGAAGGAGGGATAGGGGAAATAAGAGTAAATGGTTTATCTCACTTATCAGAAAAATATGTACGCGCTCGCCTTGGTAAATTAGAAACTCCCCTACAAGCTGAACAATTAAAAGATCAACTCTATGTCTTACGCCAAGATCCCTTAATTCAAGACGTTTCTGCTGAACTTGCAGTAGGAAATAAGCCAGGTGAGAGCATCTTAGATATTACTGTAACTGAAGCTAAACCGTAA